In Spirosoma aureum, a single genomic region encodes these proteins:
- a CDS encoding TonB-dependent receptor, with translation MKITCVQLILAVVFAGLTMARNGMAQDLLNRQVSVQFDHKDLKTVLRRIEKAANVKFTYVPQLIETENKVSIRATNDRLEVVLDRLLKPLNISYQISGNYIVLRRETSRVDNTPVPTESLRVDDLIVTGTITDEKGVTLPGVSVLLKGTQRGTVTDGNGAFRLAVPTNSAILVFSFVGYVPQEVAIGNRTSFDIQLALDNKALGEVVVVGYGTRTKTSLTGSIASIKADELKVTPVANLAQGIQGRVSGLDMRQNSGTPGGNISVRIRGTNSINGTSEPLYVIDGIQISATSAVNAANPLSQINPSDIESVEVLKDASATAIYGARAANGVVLITTKRGKDGVTNVSYDAYVGQQETTRKLGILNATQFAQLENDTYSPTVIYPNPGSAGQGTNYLDLIFRKALIQNHQLSVTSGNNKTQIAVGANYFSQDGIIKNTDYKRYAFRANIDHRISDRIKVGTSLYYTVTDEDRLNAGGTGVNVTSAREGILGRAVAAPPTLLPFRPDGSVYSFADQFNGRYRETVNPMGELAKKNYTNSNRLLGNLYLDITLTKGLTYRASFNADLTSSLQELYSPRSIVDSISLGNASAVNGSASNNSAYVKTLLHESILTYKNVFGQHHAINATVVYGTQSEILQNNNQTASGFGNDFTENWSTSNATVYALSSFRNKSNLVSYLGRIGYGYKDRYFLDLTARVDGSSKFGANNKYGFFPAISGAWRIIEEDFMKPVTFITDLKLRASYGITGNAGAIGPYQSLATVSGQGYNYNFNNTVLTGINPSGIANPDLKWEQATQLDIGLDLAFLNNRLTVVADYYHKRTDNLLFTKAVPMSSGYTTITGNYGSIENKGIELGVSAKILTGTVKWEASGNITFNSNKVLALDGIQNELALSSYSLLKVGYPLGIYRTYILDGINQTGETFLPGYDARTGGFKIKDVNNDGKISTDDQVIVGNAQPKYFFGFSSSVKYKNFELSGFLQGIQGSRLFNGFRFTFETPSGQVNLLEGMANRWSATNPNNEYVKPAQGTNLPVGDRWVEDNSYVRVKNLTLAYNIPRVKFSKGIRAYVSGNNLFTITNYQGWDPESNNYGSSNALFYDNGTYPAAKSYVIGLQCTF, from the coding sequence ATGAAGATTACTTGTGTACAGTTGATACTGGCTGTAGTCTTTGCGGGCTTAACGATGGCTCGAAACGGAATGGCACAGGATTTATTGAATCGGCAGGTATCGGTTCAATTCGATCATAAGGACTTGAAAACCGTGCTCCGTCGCATCGAAAAAGCGGCTAATGTGAAGTTCACCTACGTTCCTCAACTGATCGAAACGGAGAACAAAGTGTCGATTCGGGCCACAAATGACCGGCTCGAAGTGGTGCTCGACCGGCTGCTGAAACCGCTGAATATCAGCTATCAGATTTCGGGAAATTATATTGTGCTACGAAGAGAAACATCGCGGGTAGACAATACACCCGTTCCAACCGAATCGCTTCGGGTCGATGATCTGATCGTTACGGGTACTATTACCGACGAAAAAGGAGTCACGTTGCCGGGCGTCAGTGTACTGCTGAAAGGCACGCAGCGTGGTACCGTCACCGATGGCAATGGCGCATTTCGATTGGCAGTGCCTACGAATTCGGCGATACTGGTGTTCAGCTTTGTTGGCTATGTACCTCAGGAAGTGGCTATTGGAAATCGCACCTCCTTCGATATACAGCTGGCACTCGACAACAAGGCATTGGGCGAAGTGGTTGTCGTAGGGTACGGTACCCGCACGAAAACTTCTTTAACCGGCTCCATTGCATCAATCAAAGCCGACGAGTTGAAAGTCACGCCAGTCGCTAATTTGGCCCAGGGAATTCAGGGGCGCGTGAGTGGCTTGGACATGCGCCAGAACTCAGGTACACCGGGGGGCAATATCAGCGTACGTATTCGGGGTACCAATTCCATCAACGGAACATCCGAGCCGCTTTATGTGATCGATGGCATTCAGATATCGGCTACCTCGGCGGTCAATGCCGCCAATCCACTTTCTCAGATAAATCCCTCTGATATTGAGTCGGTAGAGGTGTTGAAGGATGCGTCGGCGACGGCCATTTACGGGGCCAGGGCAGCAAATGGTGTCGTGCTGATTACCACCAAACGAGGCAAAGACGGTGTCACCAATGTGTCTTACGATGCCTATGTGGGCCAGCAGGAAACCACCCGAAAATTGGGCATTTTGAATGCTACGCAATTCGCCCAGCTGGAAAACGATACGTATAGCCCTACCGTCATCTATCCAAATCCAGGCAGTGCCGGTCAGGGGACTAATTATCTGGACTTGATTTTTCGGAAAGCGTTAATTCAAAATCATCAGCTCTCGGTCACCAGTGGTAACAACAAGACACAAATTGCGGTGGGCGCTAACTATTTCAGTCAGGATGGTATCATTAAAAATACTGATTATAAACGGTATGCCTTCCGAGCGAATATCGACCATCGCATTAGTGACCGAATCAAAGTGGGCACCAGCCTGTATTACACTGTCACGGATGAAGATCGGCTCAATGCAGGTGGAACGGGCGTGAACGTAACCAGTGCCCGCGAAGGAATTCTGGGCCGGGCGGTGGCCGCTCCTCCTACCCTGCTCCCGTTCCGACCTGATGGTAGCGTGTACTCCTTTGCGGATCAGTTTAATGGTCGCTATCGGGAAACAGTCAATCCAATGGGGGAACTGGCCAAGAAGAACTATACGAATAGCAACCGGCTTCTGGGCAACTTATACCTCGACATAACGCTTACCAAAGGGCTAACCTACCGGGCCAGCTTCAACGCCGACCTGACTTCCAGTTTACAGGAGTTGTACTCGCCCCGCTCCATTGTCGATTCGATTTCGCTTGGGAATGCCAGCGCCGTTAATGGAAGTGCCAGCAACAACAGCGCTTATGTAAAAACCCTCTTGCACGAGAGCATTCTGACCTATAAGAACGTGTTCGGCCAGCATCATGCGATCAATGCGACGGTGGTGTATGGAACTCAGTCAGAGATACTTCAGAACAATAACCAGACGGCTTCCGGCTTTGGGAATGATTTTACCGAGAACTGGTCAACGTCAAACGCTACCGTGTATGCACTGTCGAGTTTCCGAAACAAAAGCAATCTGGTTTCCTATCTGGGCCGGATTGGCTATGGCTATAAAGACCGGTATTTTCTGGATTTGACCGCTCGGGTCGATGGGTCGAGCAAATTCGGAGCGAACAATAAATACGGATTTTTTCCGGCTATATCGGGTGCCTGGCGAATCATCGAAGAGGATTTTATGAAGCCCGTAACCTTTATCACCGACCTGAAGCTTCGGGCCAGTTATGGAATTACCGGAAATGCGGGAGCCATCGGGCCTTATCAGTCGTTGGCCACGGTGAGCGGACAAGGTTATAATTACAACTTCAATAATACCGTACTGACGGGTATCAACCCAAGTGGCATTGCCAATCCTGACCTAAAATGGGAACAGGCTACCCAGCTCGATATTGGCCTAGACCTGGCTTTTCTGAATAATCGACTGACCGTTGTGGCTGATTATTACCACAAACGCACCGATAACTTACTCTTTACTAAAGCCGTACCGATGTCATCGGGTTATACGACCATAACGGGAAACTACGGCTCTATTGAAAACAAGGGTATTGAATTGGGAGTTAGCGCCAAAATTTTAACCGGTACTGTCAAGTGGGAAGCCTCGGGAAATATTACGTTCAATAGCAACAAGGTGCTGGCGCTGGATGGTATTCAGAATGAATTGGCCTTGTCGAGCTATTCGCTGCTGAAAGTCGGTTATCCGCTGGGCATTTACCGTACCTACATTCTGGATGGCATCAACCAGACCGGCGAAACGTTTTTGCCCGGTTACGATGCCCGCACGGGTGGGTTTAAAATCAAAGATGTCAATAACGACGGTAAAATCAGCACCGACGATCAGGTCATTGTCGGCAACGCACAACCCAAGTACTTTTTCGGTTTTTCCAGCTCCGTGAAATACAAAAATTTCGAGTTGAGCGGATTTCTGCAAGGCATACAGGGCAGTCGTTTGTTCAATGGATTCCGCTTCACGTTCGAGACGCCTTCCGGGCAAGTGAATCTGCTGGAAGGCATGGCGAACCGCTGGTCGGCTACCAATCCCAACAATGAGTATGTCAAACCGGCCCAGGGCACGAACCTGCCAGTTGGCGATCGCTGGGTGGAAGACAATTCCTATGTCCGGGTTAAGAATTTAACGCTGGCGTACAACATACCCCGCGTCAAATTCAGCAAGGGAATTCGGGCTTATGTAAGCGGGAATAACCTATTTACCATTACCAACTACCAGGGCTGGGACCCAGAGTCCAACAATTACGGGAGCTCGAATGCGCTGTTTTACGACAACGGCACCTACCCAGCGGCCAAATCATACGTAATCGGCCTTCAGTGTACTTTCTGA
- a CDS encoding RagB/SusD family nutrient uptake outer membrane protein, producing MNRYFSKSILVALVMVFCSSACQKLDEDVYSSVITTNFYKSAQDAEAALIAAYGPINDLFDQAPFVFGSDFAGDQLWVKPVVGRNVFALYSYDTDYSGPKSFGRTAESPYGLWQFCYKGIENANWVIEKVPSITMEATRRNAIVGEALFLRALYHFTLTKNFGDVVIRLSPSKSETDALVAKSPRADVYKQIYKDLDEAIIRLPSYSAATIKGRSSKEVAIGFYAKAALYAEDWATAKAKALEVINSGKYSLMANVLDVFDVEKEDLARQENMFAFEGDNSTKARGTTLMGFCGPANSASRDYGNMTFGSIFAFQAFFDSFNPIDKRRQLMDTTYISVAGKVVPQKDITPYTVKGVLIKKYMDKNSVGAKGRNNVPMLRLADLYLIASEAEARLNGPTTTAYQYINAIRNRAGLANLTAGLSKDDFIRAVLQERSWEFFAEGDRWYDLTRTNTFLTVIPKAVNEVYPTRTPQAKHRYYPIPLDEIRANPKLEQNPDWK from the coding sequence ATGAACCGATATTTTTCAAAATCCATCCTGGTGGCGCTGGTTATGGTGTTCTGCTCCAGTGCCTGTCAAAAATTAGACGAGGATGTGTATTCCTCCGTGATCACAACGAATTTTTACAAAAGCGCTCAGGATGCCGAAGCCGCCCTGATCGCAGCCTATGGCCCTATAAATGACCTGTTCGATCAGGCTCCCTTTGTTTTTGGTTCTGATTTTGCCGGTGATCAACTTTGGGTCAAACCCGTTGTGGGGCGGAACGTGTTTGCCTTGTACAGTTACGACACCGATTATTCTGGCCCGAAAAGCTTTGGCCGCACTGCCGAGAGCCCTTACGGATTATGGCAGTTTTGCTACAAAGGCATCGAGAATGCGAACTGGGTCATTGAAAAAGTACCGTCGATTACTATGGAGGCTACTCGCCGAAATGCCATTGTGGGCGAAGCTCTCTTTCTTCGGGCGCTGTATCATTTCACACTGACAAAGAATTTCGGGGATGTTGTCATTCGGTTATCACCCAGTAAAAGTGAAACCGATGCGCTGGTTGCCAAAAGCCCCAGGGCCGATGTGTACAAACAGATTTATAAAGATCTGGATGAAGCGATCATCAGACTGCCATCTTATTCAGCCGCAACGATAAAAGGACGATCATCCAAAGAAGTGGCTATTGGATTTTATGCGAAGGCCGCGCTTTATGCCGAAGACTGGGCCACTGCCAAAGCGAAAGCACTGGAAGTAATCAATTCCGGGAAGTACTCGCTGATGGCCAATGTCCTGGATGTATTTGATGTGGAAAAAGAAGATCTGGCTCGCCAGGAAAACATGTTTGCCTTCGAGGGCGATAACAGCACGAAAGCACGAGGTACTACCCTGATGGGTTTCTGCGGGCCAGCCAACAGTGCCAGCCGGGATTACGGCAACATGACATTCGGCTCCATCTTCGCGTTTCAGGCCTTCTTTGACTCATTCAATCCAATTGATAAACGGCGACAGTTAATGGATACCACCTACATCAGCGTGGCGGGGAAAGTGGTTCCCCAAAAGGACATCACGCCTTATACGGTGAAAGGTGTATTGATTAAGAAATACATGGACAAAAACTCAGTTGGAGCGAAAGGACGGAACAACGTACCTATGCTTCGGCTGGCCGATTTATACCTGATTGCCTCCGAAGCTGAAGCTCGTTTGAACGGCCCAACCACAACAGCCTATCAATACATCAATGCCATTCGAAACAGGGCGGGCTTGGCCAATCTTACCGCGGGATTGAGCAAAGACGATTTTATTCGTGCCGTTTTGCAGGAACGGAGTTGGGAGTTTTTTGCCGAGGGGGATCGCTGGTACGATCTCACCCGTACCAATACCTTCCTGACGGTCATTCCGAAAGCCGTTAATGAGGTGTATCCGACACGAACTCCCCAGGCTAAACATCGCTATTATCCCATTCCGCTGGACGAAATCAGGGCGAATCCCAAACTCGAACAAAATCCGGACTGGAAATGA
- a CDS encoding PAS domain-containing protein encodes MGELTRNHDWSKTALGTPDQWPQSLKTTLGIILHSAFPMLLFWGEELICFYNDAFRPSLGKEGKHPGQGKKGPEMWAEIWDFIGPLINQVMKTGEPVFFQDQLVPFYRNGQIEDIYWTFSYSPTYGDSGHIDGVFVTCTETTRAVLDHQKLQASEAQYRLIFEQAPVAIGTMRGEDLIIETANAKVLEILDKTPSIIGQPWFQVLPELVGEPAETIIKTVYRTGVPFTVSEFGALLRKNGKLVQGYYTFSYLPLTENGVTRGILQVAVEVTDQVVARRKVTESEAKLQALIEQAPVAMALFVGPDLVIELANELMINYFGKGRSILGKPIRQVLTNPGDQFALQLLDQVFTTGVAYEAKGASADLTIDGVFGRYYFDFSLKPLVNAAGEVYAILETAVEVTAQVLARQRLEETEAGLRGAVEMAQLGTWSIDVATNGLTYSDRMIEWFGYDPGAQDYNQVIPILLAEDQDRVAAAVAQALLPESDGIYEQTYTVIHPRTGQKRVLHAHGKTVFDASGKAIRLNGTARDITLQRELQTALEHEVQQRTEELANANEELEANNEELEEANQLLLRSNDNLQTFAYVASHDLQEPLRKIQQFGNLLTARQTSLSADELIYIERMQSAASRMATLIRDLLNFSHLSTQRDPTRLVPLNEVVDDVLNTLELVMAETKAEVKVDPLPTIQGDAFQLAQLFQNLLGNALKFRRTDQTGVPVAPRIRITTKIVEGNELPSGVKPTRTAKAYYRINVIDNGVGFDEKYLDRIFQVFQRLHGKHEFSGTGIGLAICERVVVNHGGAITASSQPGQGATFSIYLPA; translated from the coding sequence ATGGGTGAACTCACCCGAAATCACGACTGGTCGAAAACCGCTCTGGGCACACCCGATCAGTGGCCACAGAGCCTCAAAACTACCCTGGGCATTATTTTACATTCCGCATTTCCCATGCTCCTGTTCTGGGGTGAGGAATTGATTTGTTTTTACAACGATGCTTTTCGTCCCAGCCTGGGAAAAGAAGGCAAACATCCAGGCCAAGGCAAGAAAGGGCCTGAAATGTGGGCGGAAATCTGGGACTTTATCGGTCCACTCATCAACCAGGTCATGAAAACCGGAGAGCCGGTTTTCTTCCAGGACCAGTTGGTTCCTTTCTATCGCAACGGTCAGATTGAAGACATCTACTGGACCTTTAGTTATAGTCCGACTTATGGCGATAGCGGCCACATTGATGGGGTCTTTGTCACCTGTACCGAAACCACCCGTGCCGTCCTCGATCACCAAAAACTGCAAGCCAGTGAAGCCCAGTATCGGCTCATTTTTGAGCAGGCACCGGTGGCTATTGGAACCATGCGGGGTGAAGACCTGATCATTGAAACGGCCAATGCCAAAGTGCTGGAAATCCTGGACAAAACCCCTTCGATCATTGGTCAGCCCTGGTTTCAGGTGCTACCCGAATTAGTGGGAGAACCAGCCGAAACGATTATCAAAACCGTGTACCGGACTGGTGTTCCCTTTACCGTTTCGGAGTTTGGCGCACTGCTCCGTAAAAACGGTAAACTAGTGCAGGGTTACTATACGTTTAGTTACCTGCCGCTGACGGAGAATGGGGTAACCAGGGGCATTCTACAAGTAGCGGTGGAAGTCACCGACCAAGTCGTAGCTCGCCGGAAAGTAACCGAGAGCGAAGCTAAACTGCAAGCCTTGATTGAGCAGGCCCCGGTCGCCATGGCCTTATTTGTAGGTCCAGACTTAGTGATTGAGCTAGCCAACGAACTGATGATCAACTACTTTGGAAAAGGCCGATCAATTCTGGGCAAACCGATCCGGCAAGTGCTCACCAATCCGGGTGATCAGTTTGCGTTACAGCTACTCGATCAGGTCTTCACCACGGGTGTAGCCTATGAAGCCAAAGGGGCCTCTGCCGACTTGACCATCGATGGCGTGTTTGGCAGGTACTATTTCGATTTTAGCTTAAAACCCCTTGTCAATGCAGCCGGTGAGGTCTATGCGATCCTGGAGACGGCTGTGGAAGTAACGGCGCAGGTACTGGCTCGACAACGGCTGGAAGAAACCGAGGCTGGCCTGCGCGGGGCGGTCGAGATGGCCCAGCTAGGCACCTGGAGTATCGATGTGGCTACCAACGGACTCACCTATTCGGATCGGATGATCGAATGGTTTGGCTACGATCCGGGGGCACAGGACTATAACCAGGTGATTCCCATTCTATTGGCAGAGGATCAGGACCGGGTTGCTGCCGCTGTGGCCCAAGCCCTGCTACCCGAATCGGATGGTATTTACGAACAAACCTATACCGTCATTCACCCCAGAACGGGTCAGAAACGGGTTCTGCATGCGCATGGCAAGACGGTGTTTGATGCCAGTGGGAAGGCTATTCGTCTCAATGGAACCGCTCGGGATATTACCCTCCAGCGAGAACTGCAAACGGCCCTTGAGCATGAAGTTCAGCAGCGCACCGAAGAACTGGCGAATGCCAATGAAGAGCTGGAGGCCAACAATGAGGAACTAGAAGAAGCCAATCAGCTTCTCTTGCGTTCAAATGACAATCTGCAAACATTTGCCTATGTGGCTTCGCACGATCTTCAGGAACCCCTGCGTAAAATTCAACAGTTCGGAAATTTACTCACCGCCCGGCAAACGTCCTTATCGGCCGACGAATTGATTTATATTGAGCGGATGCAGTCAGCGGCTAGCCGCATGGCTACCCTCATTCGGGATTTGCTCAACTTTTCGCACTTGTCCACGCAACGTGATCCTACCAGGCTTGTACCCCTCAATGAGGTCGTTGATGACGTGCTGAATACCCTAGAGCTTGTCATGGCTGAGACCAAGGCTGAAGTGAAGGTCGATCCGTTGCCAACCATTCAGGGTGATGCCTTTCAACTAGCCCAGCTTTTTCAGAATCTACTCGGAAATGCCCTCAAGTTTCGCCGTACGGATCAGACTGGTGTTCCGGTTGCCCCTAGGATCCGTATTACCACGAAAATAGTGGAGGGCAATGAGCTACCGTCTGGGGTAAAACCCACGCGAACGGCTAAAGCCTATTACCGGATCAATGTAATCGACAATGGGGTCGGCTTCGATGAAAAGTATCTAGACCGCATTTTTCAAGTCTTTCAGCGGCTGCACGGCAAGCATGAATTTTCTGGCACGGGCATTGGGTTAGCGATTTGTGAGCGGGTTGTGGTTAATCATGGCGGGGCGATTACGGCCAGTAGTCAGCCAGGGCAGGGGGCGACGTTCAGCATCTATCTCCCTGCCTAG
- a CDS encoding TonB-dependent receptor domain-containing protein — protein sequence MKSFLLVLLAFASSIGFVLAQHAKVSGLLLDSVANKPVEFATVALLKEGKPIQGVTTDSKGAFVFQKAPTGDYSIQASFVGYSPKTVEKVTVMNGQDIEVGVIKMAQTAQKLAEVTITEQKALFEEKSDRMVYNAEKDISIKGGDATDVLKKIPSIAVDIEGNVQLRGSSNIKVLINNKPSSIVARSISDALKQIPADIIKQVEVITSPSAKYDAEGTAGIINIITKKNSIQGTSGSISPNFGQWNNWQNATLNHRMKSISISANGGYSDWKNKRYIQLLRSFSNGDTVTNQNQTQWITGNGKNFYGTLNIDWDIDSLNRLGAGLNYYNGANTNGFDINFQEISQSVVSQYFRRDMSRTYDWAGATINLDYTRLFKKPKKELTFLMLYSFEGEDSDYWSNLLNRSNSVYYREKSFNISNNKEGTLQLDFTNPLDSVSTLEMGTKTIFRQILSDYRIASALDGSTDFKDIPSLANVFDYAQQVTSAYAVYNRTSKKKWGLNLGMRYEHTFIQANFLNGTAPFSNNYGNFIPSISLSRSLPKEQKIRINYSQRIQRPQFYYLNPYVNQSDSKNLYGGNPYLKPELTHSIEANYSVSIKQTSLNASFFLRQTNNAIEGINTVDNEGVLKQIFQNVAQNSAYGVNLSANTKLTKQWSINGSLNVFYNILESTELNTRNADWMYRINLNSSIDFGKGYKAQLFGFYNSARVNLQGTYGGFGFYNVVLQKEILKKKATIGFGYDNPFSETISWRNDFVGPNFVQTQDVAMYRRGWRLNLKYEFGKMNSSQRQKKRISNDDKKAGEGNN from the coding sequence ATGAAATCTTTTTTACTCGTTCTGCTCGCGTTTGCGTCGAGTATCGGCTTTGTATTGGCGCAACATGCTAAAGTTTCCGGTTTGCTCCTTGATTCAGTGGCCAACAAACCTGTTGAATTTGCTACGGTAGCTCTTCTGAAAGAGGGAAAACCTATTCAGGGCGTTACGACCGATTCCAAAGGAGCGTTTGTCTTTCAAAAGGCTCCCACGGGCGATTATTCCATTCAGGCTTCGTTTGTAGGCTATTCGCCAAAAACGGTGGAGAAAGTCACCGTTATGAACGGGCAGGATATTGAAGTTGGCGTCATTAAAATGGCGCAGACGGCTCAAAAATTAGCCGAGGTAACTATAACTGAACAAAAGGCTCTGTTTGAGGAAAAATCGGACCGAATGGTGTACAACGCCGAAAAAGACATCAGCATCAAAGGTGGCGATGCGACTGACGTACTGAAAAAAATTCCGTCGATAGCCGTTGATATTGAGGGCAATGTGCAACTTCGGGGCAGCTCCAACATCAAGGTGCTGATCAATAATAAACCGTCTAGTATTGTCGCCCGTAGTATTTCGGATGCGCTCAAACAAATTCCGGCCGATATTATCAAGCAGGTTGAAGTCATTACATCACCATCGGCAAAATACGACGCAGAAGGTACGGCCGGCATTATCAACATCATCACCAAGAAAAATTCAATACAGGGAACCAGCGGGTCAATCAGCCCTAATTTCGGTCAATGGAATAACTGGCAGAATGCTACGCTCAACCATCGGATGAAAAGTATATCGATCTCGGCCAATGGCGGTTATAGCGACTGGAAAAACAAACGGTATATCCAGCTATTACGGTCATTTTCGAATGGAGATACGGTCACCAATCAGAACCAGACCCAATGGATAACCGGTAATGGAAAAAACTTCTACGGTACTCTGAATATCGATTGGGATATCGACTCTCTGAATCGACTTGGCGCTGGATTAAACTATTACAATGGTGCGAACACCAACGGCTTCGACATCAATTTTCAGGAAATTAGTCAGAGCGTAGTCAGCCAGTATTTTCGTCGAGATATGAGTCGCACCTACGATTGGGCTGGAGCAACCATTAATCTGGACTATACCCGGTTGTTTAAAAAGCCCAAAAAAGAACTTACCTTCCTGATGCTTTATTCGTTTGAAGGCGAAGACAGCGATTACTGGTCTAATTTATTGAACCGGAGCAATTCGGTTTATTATCGGGAAAAGAGCTTTAACATCAGCAACAACAAAGAGGGCACCCTACAGCTCGACTTTACCAATCCACTGGATAGTGTAAGTACGCTTGAAATGGGTACCAAAACCATTTTTCGGCAAATATTAAGTGATTACCGTATTGCCAGTGCCCTTGACGGCTCAACGGATTTCAAAGATATCCCGTCGCTGGCTAACGTTTTCGATTATGCGCAACAGGTAACGTCAGCCTATGCCGTTTATAACCGGACATCAAAAAAGAAATGGGGCCTAAATCTGGGTATGCGGTATGAGCACACCTTTATTCAGGCAAACTTTCTGAATGGTACAGCCCCTTTTTCGAATAACTACGGTAACTTCATTCCGAGTATTAGCTTATCCCGGAGTTTACCGAAGGAGCAGAAAATTCGGATCAACTATTCACAGCGGATCCAACGCCCGCAGTTTTATTACCTCAATCCGTACGTTAACCAGTCAGATTCGAAAAACCTATACGGTGGAAATCCCTATCTGAAACCCGAATTAACGCACTCGATCGAAGCCAACTACAGCGTCTCAATCAAACAGACGAGCCTGAATGCTTCATTCTTTCTGCGTCAGACAAACAACGCCATCGAAGGCATCAATACGGTCGATAATGAAGGCGTTTTGAAACAGATATTCCAGAACGTAGCGCAGAATTCGGCCTATGGCGTAAACCTGAGCGCTAATACCAAACTGACGAAGCAATGGTCAATCAACGGTTCGCTGAACGTTTTTTACAACATCCTGGAAAGCACCGAACTAAATACACGTAATGCAGACTGGATGTACCGGATCAATCTGAATTCGAGCATTGATTTTGGAAAGGGTTATAAGGCCCAACTGTTTGGCTTTTATAACTCAGCCCGGGTTAACTTGCAGGGCACCTACGGCGGCTTTGGTTTCTACAACGTAGTGCTACAAAAGGAAATCCTCAAGAAAAAAGCTACGATTGGATTTGGCTACGACAACCCGTTCAGCGAAACAATCAGCTGGCGTAACGATTTCGTCGGGCCCAATTTCGTACAAACGCAGGATGTCGCTATGTATCGGCGGGGCTGGCGCCTGAATCTGAAATATGAATTCGGTAAAATGAACAGTAGTCAACGCCAGAAAAAGCGGATCAGTAACGACGACAAGAAAGCGGGCGAAGGCAATAACTAA
- a CDS encoding PDDEXK nuclease domain-containing protein — translation MEDAILSELQKFIIEFRSDFAFMTRQKCIGIDGVDHRIDLLYFHQSCKGSKLLP, via the coding sequence CTGGAAGATGCAATCCTATCAGAACTACAAAAATTTATCATCGAGTTTAGAAGCGACTTTGCCTTCATGACCAGGCAAAAATGCATAGGGATCGACGGGGTAGATCACCGAATTGATTTATTGTACTTTCATCAGAGTTGCAAAGGCTCGAAGCTATTGCCTTAA
- a CDS encoding Hsp20/alpha crystallin family protein, protein MPAVNVKEDTDGYQIDVAAPGLKKEHFKLSLHNGKLTVSTQQQEKTEPGQYTKREFSYHAFSRSFWLPDSFDKEQIQARYEDGILHIVLPKKEEAKPKTPTQIN, encoded by the coding sequence GTGCCAGCCGTCAATGTCAAGGAAGATACGGATGGCTACCAGATCGATGTAGCCGCCCCCGGCCTGAAAAAAGAGCACTTCAAGCTCAGTTTACACAATGGTAAGCTGACGGTATCGACCCAGCAGCAAGAGAAAACTGAGCCGGGTCAATACACCAAACGCGAGTTTAGCTACCATGCCTTCTCGCGCTCGTTCTGGTTACCTGACTCTTTCGATAAAGAGCAGATCCAGGCTCGGTATGAGGATGGTATTCTGCACATTGTACTGCCTAAAAAGGAAGAAGCTAAGCCAAAGACACCAACTCAGATCAACTAA